Proteins from one Oligoflexus sp. genomic window:
- a CDS encoding prolyl oligopeptidase family serine peptidase gives MHAPARWLSYSTAFFLIFGCTSVPPANTSAEKTATKLGPPPATLVKPVVDEHHGVQVTDPYRWLESNDSKDVQEFIKQQNEYARSYLDGLEGRDKIRQQLNEILGSTSVSYRDLKAVKGQIFALKQQPPKQRRFLVTLPSPDQTAQERIVIDPDAIEPKGKVAIDWYEISPDAKYVAASLSVDGSESGDVSVFEIATGKRVFETVPGVNGGTAGGDLAWAPDSSGFYYTRYPRGDERPAQDKMFYTQLYYHKLGTPTEKDRFELGKDFSRIAMFFVDVHPSGYALAAVQKGDGGEFQHFLRGLDGQWKMIADYPDHIAQFFFGERGDLYFISLKDAPFGKVMNVSLKDVNLAKAKVVIPEGKEAIITDITSGEGFAVHKGTLYVSYQLGGPSEIRTFDLNGKSKKGPKAAPVSGVSNVVGLDNGDILFAQRSYLEPTAYYRFSPQSGATVKTALQEKSPVDLSGVTVIREMAKSKDGTLIPVNIILPKGAKPGTPIPFVLNGYGGFSISIEPSFLGSRAVLLQSGVGYAIANLRGGSEFGEAWHRQGYLTKKQNVFDDFIAAAEHLVAKNYVLPKKLAIIGGSNGGLLMGAAITQRPELFGAAVASVGYFDMIRIESEPNGAFNSTEYGTIADKQQFEAMYAYSPYHRLKDGTNYPPMLMQVGATDMRVAPWHSRKMVARLQAASASGAPALLYTRFDAGHGMGSSVAQQIDQNLDAYSFMLHFLKHTH, from the coding sequence ATGCACGCCCCTGCCCGATGGCTGTCCTATTCGACCGCCTTTTTTCTTATCTTTGGCTGCACATCCGTTCCGCCCGCGAACACCTCCGCGGAAAAAACCGCGACCAAACTCGGTCCCCCGCCAGCCACTCTGGTGAAACCCGTGGTCGATGAGCATCACGGCGTCCAGGTCACCGACCCTTACCGCTGGCTGGAATCGAATGATAGCAAGGACGTTCAGGAATTCATCAAGCAGCAGAATGAGTATGCCCGCTCCTATCTCGATGGCCTCGAAGGCCGCGATAAAATCCGCCAGCAACTCAATGAAATATTGGGCAGCACCTCGGTCAGCTATCGCGATCTCAAGGCGGTGAAAGGCCAGATCTTTGCGCTCAAGCAGCAGCCGCCGAAGCAGCGCCGCTTTCTCGTGACTCTGCCCTCGCCGGATCAAACGGCCCAGGAACGCATCGTGATAGATCCGGATGCCATCGAACCCAAAGGCAAGGTGGCGATCGATTGGTATGAAATCTCGCCCGATGCGAAATATGTGGCCGCGTCCTTGTCGGTGGACGGCAGCGAATCCGGTGATGTCTCCGTCTTTGAAATCGCGACGGGCAAGCGGGTTTTTGAAACCGTTCCCGGTGTGAACGGTGGCACGGCCGGCGGCGACCTCGCCTGGGCACCGGACAGCAGCGGTTTCTATTACACGCGTTATCCGCGCGGCGACGAACGTCCCGCCCAGGACAAGATGTTTTATACCCAGCTTTATTATCACAAGCTGGGGACACCGACGGAAAAGGATCGCTTTGAGCTGGGCAAGGACTTTTCACGCATCGCCATGTTCTTCGTCGACGTGCATCCCTCGGGTTATGCGCTGGCTGCCGTCCAGAAAGGTGATGGCGGGGAATTTCAGCATTTTCTAAGAGGCCTGGATGGCCAATGGAAGATGATCGCCGACTATCCCGATCACATCGCGCAATTTTTCTTTGGCGAGCGCGGTGATCTCTATTTCATCTCGCTGAAAGACGCGCCCTTTGGCAAGGTCATGAACGTGAGCCTTAAGGATGTGAACCTCGCCAAGGCCAAGGTCGTGATCCCCGAGGGCAAGGAAGCGATCATCACCGACATCACGAGCGGTGAGGGCTTTGCCGTGCACAAGGGGACGCTCTATGTTTCCTATCAGCTGGGTGGGCCTTCCGAGATCCGGACCTTTGATCTGAACGGCAAAAGCAAAAAAGGACCCAAGGCTGCGCCGGTCTCGGGCGTCAGCAACGTGGTCGGGCTTGATAACGGTGATATCCTGTTCGCGCAGAGATCCTATCTGGAGCCGACAGCCTACTACCGCTTCTCGCCGCAAAGCGGAGCGACGGTGAAAACAGCGCTGCAGGAAAAAAGTCCCGTGGACCTTTCCGGTGTGACTGTCATTCGCGAGATGGCAAAGTCAAAGGATGGCACGCTGATTCCAGTGAATATCATTCTGCCCAAAGGTGCCAAACCCGGCACGCCTATTCCCTTCGTGCTGAATGGTTACGGTGGATTCAGCATCAGCATCGAACCCTCGTTTTTGGGTTCGCGCGCGGTCCTTCTTCAGTCCGGCGTCGGCTATGCGATCGCCAACCTGCGCGGCGGCAGTGAGTTCGGCGAGGCCTGGCATCGGCAGGGATATCTGACCAAAAAACAAAATGTGTTTGATGACTTCATCGCCGCCGCTGAGCACCTGGTGGCGAAGAACTATGTCCTTCCGAAAAAACTCGCGATCATCGGCGGTTCCAACGGCGGCCTTTTGATGGGAGCTGCGATCACCCAGCGTCCTGAACTCTTCGGGGCTGCGGTGGCTTCGGTGGGTTACTTCGATATGATTCGCATTGAAAGCGAACCCAATGGCGCCTTCAATTCCACGGAATATGGCACCATTGCCGATAAGCAGCAGTTCGAAGCGATGTACGCGTACTCGCCCTATCATCGCCTGAAGGATGGCACGAACTATCCTCCGATGCTGATGCAGGTCGGAGCCACCGACATGCGCGTCGCACCCTGGCATTCCCGGAAGATGGTGGCCCGTCTGCAGGCGGCCTCCGCGTCCGGCGCTCCGGCGCTGCTTTATACGCGCTTTGATGCGGGTCATGGCATGGGCAGTTCCGTTGCGCAGCAAATTGATCAGAATCTGGATGCCTATTCCTTCATGCTTCACTTTCTGAAACACACGCACTGA
- a CDS encoding GNAT family N-acetyltransferase, which produces MPIHLESQRLILDEVTKDDVTAIHRYASDPDVVRYQNWGPNTLKETQDFVQQVLDWQDDNPRRYIVLAIRKKSDPRMLGAVSLEVDEQLPYAAFGFSLARDVWGQGYATEAAQRLIAHVEERMPLTRLTASCDRRNKASQGVLRKCGFKSMGLIHEHMMLRDGPRDTMLFELPLRAATAAASS; this is translated from the coding sequence ATGCCCATCCATTTGGAAAGTCAGCGTCTGATTCTGGATGAAGTCACCAAAGACGATGTCACGGCCATTCATCGTTACGCGTCTGATCCTGATGTGGTGCGCTATCAGAATTGGGGGCCCAATACTCTCAAAGAGACTCAGGACTTCGTTCAGCAGGTCCTGGATTGGCAGGACGACAATCCACGGCGCTACATCGTCCTTGCCATTCGAAAAAAAAGCGATCCCCGCATGCTGGGCGCCGTTTCCTTGGAAGTGGATGAGCAGCTGCCCTATGCGGCCTTTGGTTTTTCCCTGGCTCGCGATGTGTGGGGGCAGGGCTATGCGACTGAAGCCGCGCAAAGACTGATCGCCCATGTCGAAGAACGGATGCCCCTGACTCGTCTGACGGCCTCCTGTGATCGTCGTAACAAGGCGTCGCAGGGCGTTCTGCGCAAATGCGGCTTTAAATCCATGGGCCTTATTCATGAGCACATGATGCTGCGGGATGGCCCTCGCGACACCATGCTCTTCGAACTTCCACTTCGGGCCGCGACGGCTGCGGCTTCTTCTTGA
- a CDS encoding DUF5360 family protein → MARPKQRMFSAPDLLPPGLRTCFLVVDIGFILYWVLVAFEHIPRAWLFKNHDEPLLMDWSRSFLVLYALIAFTGLLTLYLAARRSGKALPMALLSLAFSFCAGLQALSFWTLRSDFSWIWWLPNLFLLLYPLPFLLFIVRRSGR, encoded by the coding sequence ATGGCCCGACCAAAGCAGCGCATGTTTTCGGCGCCGGACCTACTACCACCAGGGCTTCGCACCTGTTTTCTGGTCGTGGATATCGGCTTTATCCTCTATTGGGTCCTGGTGGCCTTCGAGCATATTCCGCGCGCGTGGTTATTCAAGAACCACGATGAACCCCTGCTCATGGATTGGAGCCGGTCCTTTCTGGTCCTTTATGCTTTGATTGCCTTCACGGGTCTTCTGACCCTTTACCTGGCCGCCCGCCGCTCGGGCAAGGCCCTGCCCATGGCGCTTTTATCGCTGGCTTTCTCATTCTGCGCGGGCCTTCAGGCACTCAGCTTCTGGACCCTGCGCAGCGATTTTTCCTGGATCTGGTGGCTGCCGAATCTCTTTCTTTTGCTTTATCCGCTGCCTTTTCTGCTCTTCATCGTGAGGCGCAGCGGCCGCTGA